A section of the Flavobacteriales bacterium genome encodes:
- a CDS encoding acylase: MKGRISGLILGLITLCATIAQAQIDINNIEIVRDKWGVPHIFGKTDADAAYGLAWATCEDDFNTVQQLLLAANGRLGEVTGKDGALLDFMGKITRVSEEVENRWDGAFSDHYLKYLDAYSAGLNRFAETHADEILRKGLFPISSKDIVKANTLTLVFLTSVYIEIQQIFTRSISLYERNVKYTGNLPDGSNALAFNGNKTANGHTYLAVNSHQPLQGLFSWYEAHLVSEEGLNILGGTFPGGANIFHGVNEHLGWAATLNHPDLCDVYKLEMHPHKKLLYKFDDGYEKLVPFKATVKVKVGPFRIPITKKFYRSKHGTVIRNKDGFYAIRFPANMDLAGTEQLYYMNKATNLEEYNAAMAMGHFPGTNNIYADGEGNIQYMSLGKFPYRDSSYNWLNVLPGNTSYTLWEEKFHPVSELATYLNPECGYLYNTNGTPFFATAPEENLKAADFDPTFGYQDESRINNRAIRAQELISGFGKMTWEDFKTVKYDKKYNEEMRGYNINNMWMLDSIDVEKYPDLKESFEVIRAWDHVADVDDREATLLVFTFNNIMDMILSKGLTYNSNALTEEQYVEAVRKATKHMKKYFGSLRVRLGDVQKHVRGDVVLDVGRAPEVLAANITRPYKKGLLRTFVGDSYIMLIDFGKDGKPIINTINAYGTSTHPDSPHYTDQMEMFVAEKTKPMTLDRQKIYEGAEKIYHPQ, translated from the coding sequence ATGAAAGGCAGAATTTCGGGTCTCATTCTGGGGCTCATCACGCTTTGCGCTACCATCGCGCAAGCACAGATAGACATTAACAACATTGAAATTGTACGCGACAAATGGGGCGTGCCGCACATCTTCGGCAAGACCGATGCGGATGCGGCCTACGGACTGGCGTGGGCAACCTGCGAAGACGATTTCAATACCGTTCAGCAACTGCTGCTGGCAGCCAACGGAAGGCTGGGAGAAGTGACGGGAAAGGACGGGGCGTTGCTCGATTTCATGGGAAAGATCACCCGTGTTTCGGAAGAGGTTGAAAACCGCTGGGATGGCGCATTCTCGGACCATTACCTCAAATACCTGGATGCATACTCTGCGGGGCTGAACCGATTTGCTGAAACGCATGCAGACGAGATTCTGCGCAAAGGGCTGTTCCCGATCTCATCCAAGGATATTGTGAAGGCCAACACGCTTACATTGGTGTTCCTTACCAGCGTTTACATCGAGATACAGCAGATATTTACGCGTTCCATCTCGCTCTACGAGCGGAATGTGAAGTACACGGGAAACCTGCCTGATGGTTCGAATGCGCTGGCGTTCAATGGCAACAAAACGGCCAACGGACACACGTATCTGGCGGTCAACTCGCACCAGCCGTTGCAAGGGCTGTTTTCGTGGTATGAGGCGCATCTGGTCAGCGAGGAAGGGTTGAACATCTTGGGAGGAACATTCCCTGGTGGTGCCAACATTTTCCACGGAGTGAATGAACACTTGGGCTGGGCGGCCACACTCAACCATCCCGATCTGTGCGATGTGTACAAACTGGAAATGCATCCGCACAAAAAACTCCTTTATAAGTTTGATGATGGTTACGAGAAGTTGGTGCCGTTCAAGGCCACGGTGAAGGTGAAGGTCGGGCCGTTCCGAATTCCCATCACTAAGAAGTTCTACCGCAGCAAGCACGGCACGGTGATCCGTAACAAGGACGGTTTCTATGCCATCCGTTTTCCTGCCAACATGGATCTGGCGGGTACCGAACAACTGTATTACATGAACAAGGCCACCAATTTGGAGGAATACAATGCGGCCATGGCCATGGGGCATTTCCCTGGGACCAATAATATTTATGCCGATGGCGAGGGAAACATCCAGTACATGAGTTTGGGCAAATTCCCCTATCGCGATTCGTCTTACAATTGGTTGAATGTACTTCCTGGAAACACTTCGTATACGCTTTGGGAAGAGAAATTCCATCCCGTTTCGGAATTGGCAACCTACCTTAATCCAGAATGCGGCTATCTGTACAACACCAATGGAACGCCTTTTTTCGCCACCGCTCCCGAAGAGAATCTGAAAGCGGCCGATTTCGACCCCACGTTCGGGTATCAGGATGAAAGCAGGATCAACAACCGCGCTATCCGTGCGCAGGAACTCATCTCTGGTTTCGGAAAAATGACCTGGGAGGATTTCAAGACGGTGAAGTACGATAAGAAGTACAATGAGGAAATGCGCGGTTACAACATCAATAACATGTGGATGCTGGACAGCATTGACGTGGAAAAATATCCCGATCTGAAGGAATCTTTTGAGGTGATCCGCGCTTGGGACCACGTGGCCGATGTGGATGACAGGGAAGCCACCTTATTGGTTTTCACCTTCAACAATATCATGGATATGATCCTCTCGAAGGGGTTGACCTACAACTCCAATGCATTGACCGAAGAGCAATATGTGGAGGCCGTACGTAAGGCCACCAAGCACATGAAGAAGTATTTCGGGTCGCTGCGCGTGCGGTTGGGAGATGTGCAGAAACACGTGCGTGGAGATGTGGTGCTGGATGTGGGCCGTGCGCCAGAGGTGCTTGCGGCCAACATCACGCGACCTTACAAGAAAGGACTGCTCCGAACGTTCGTGGGCGATTCTTACATCATGCTCATCGACTTCGGAAAGGACGGCAAGCCGATCATCAACACCATCAATGCTTACGGCACGTCAACGCATCCAGATAGTCCGCATTACACCGATCAGATGGAAATGTTCGTGGCCGAAAAGACCAAGCCGATGACCTTGGACAGACAGAAGATCTACGAGGGAGCCGAGAAGATCTATCATCCGCAGTAG
- a CDS encoding tetratricopeptide repeat protein: MKKWLTFLCLLPLFGLGQNALLQQAISVQNFYPDSAIQLAEQVIETDTSKQIRSNAFEVIGIANWVKADYSAAIQAHGKALDIRKQIDYKDGIAYSLNNLGLNYQGLGDKNTAVDHFLNALEMAKSIPDSGLMGSILGNIGILYEEQGEDDKALDFHLQCLDIATKLSIPRLMGNTWNNVALIYKKKAEYGKAASYAQKCFEIRRKYGNELGQAQALNLLGTIASKQFMYAKADSLYQAALAIYSKKENAWGEAMVLGNIGQDAAATKQYSKAKKYCQEALELSQQHQLEWEGPSCKCLGDAYIGLKDGAKAQQYWQQYFNYTDSVHRYNLENDISLLRQRFEHEKERMRIESEIAHQKELAEAELNRQRQLSNASIGIGMMALILFFVLFSNYRSKQRDNELLEKMNSEITEQKAVIEEKNEHITDSIRYAQQLQHAILPKHAAFEGRFDRHFILYRPKDIVSGDFYWLEEANGKTFVAVADCTGHGVPGAMVSMVGYQGLNKAVRENQLSKPSEILQSLSDHIEEQFEKSGGSVRDGMDIALFAISKDQKQLTFAGAHNPLLLVSKRTEIANCTLKEGQDGWNVFEVKADRRSIGGFFDAGPFTDHELTLEKGDTLFVFSDGYADQFGGPNDKKLGIRKLRNVLLQAVANNDLHSLESFYLEWKGPSEQIDDVSLIGLTI; this comes from the coding sequence GTGAAGAAATGGTTGACCTTTCTATGCCTTTTACCCCTTTTCGGCCTTGGCCAGAATGCACTTTTGCAACAGGCCATTTCGGTGCAGAATTTCTATCCCGACTCTGCCATTCAACTGGCTGAGCAGGTCATAGAAACCGACACCTCCAAGCAAATCCGATCGAATGCGTTTGAGGTCATCGGCATCGCCAATTGGGTGAAGGCGGATTATTCTGCTGCCATTCAAGCCCATGGCAAGGCACTTGACATCCGCAAACAAATCGACTACAAGGATGGCATCGCCTATTCGCTGAACAACCTTGGGTTGAATTACCAAGGGCTGGGCGATAAGAACACGGCAGTTGACCATTTCCTCAATGCCTTGGAAATGGCCAAGAGCATCCCAGATTCTGGATTGATGGGTTCCATTCTTGGGAACATCGGTATTCTCTACGAGGAGCAGGGCGAAGACGACAAAGCCTTGGACTTCCATCTGCAATGTCTGGACATCGCTACCAAACTCAGCATTCCGAGATTGATGGGCAACACGTGGAACAACGTTGCCCTCATCTACAAGAAGAAAGCTGAGTACGGGAAAGCCGCTTCGTACGCCCAAAAGTGTTTCGAGATACGCAGGAAGTATGGAAATGAACTCGGTCAGGCGCAGGCGCTCAACCTCCTTGGCACCATTGCATCCAAGCAATTCATGTACGCCAAGGCCGATTCGCTCTATCAGGCAGCCTTGGCCATTTACAGCAAGAAGGAAAACGCTTGGGGCGAGGCCATGGTGCTGGGAAACATTGGCCAAGATGCTGCGGCAACGAAACAGTATTCCAAGGCCAAGAAATATTGTCAAGAGGCTTTGGAGCTTTCGCAACAACACCAGTTGGAATGGGAAGGCCCGTCATGCAAGTGTTTGGGAGATGCGTACATCGGACTGAAGGATGGCGCAAAGGCACAACAGTACTGGCAGCAATATTTCAATTATACGGATAGCGTGCACAGATACAATCTGGAGAATGACATCTCACTGCTGCGTCAGCGTTTTGAACACGAGAAGGAGCGCATGCGCATCGAATCTGAAATTGCACATCAGAAAGAACTGGCCGAAGCAGAACTGAACAGACAACGCCAGTTGAGCAATGCTTCCATCGGCATTGGGATGATGGCGCTGATCCTGTTCTTCGTGCTGTTCAGCAATTACCGCAGCAAGCAGCGCGACAATGAACTGCTGGAGAAGATGAATTCGGAGATCACCGAACAGAAGGCCGTTATTGAAGAGAAGAACGAGCACATTACGGACAGCATCCGCTACGCGCAACAGTTACAGCACGCCATTCTGCCCAAACATGCAGCGTTTGAAGGAAGATTCGACCGACACTTCATTCTCTATCGACCGAAGGATATCGTTTCGGGAGATTTCTACTGGTTGGAAGAGGCCAACGGAAAGACCTTTGTGGCCGTGGCCGATTGCACAGGTCATGGTGTGCCTGGCGCGATGGTGAGCATGGTCGGCTACCAAGGATTGAACAAGGCCGTACGTGAGAACCAGCTTTCCAAACCATCAGAGATTCTGCAAAGCCTGAGCGATCATATTGAGGAACAGTTTGAGAAGAGCGGTGGCAGCGTGCGCGATGGAATGGACATTGCGCTTTTCGCCATTTCCAAAGACCAAAAGCAGCTGACCTTTGCAGGTGCGCACAATCCGCTCCTCCTCGTTTCCAAACGAACAGAGATTGCCAACTGCACGCTAAAAGAAGGTCAGGACGGCTGGAATGTGTTTGAGGTGAAGGCCGACCGCAGAAGCATCGGTGGATTCTTTGACGCAGGTCCGTTCACCGACCATGAGTTGACGCTCGAAAAAGGCGACACGCTCTTTGTGTTTTCTGATGGCTATGCCGATCAGTTCGGTGGGCCGAATGATAAGAAGCTGGGCATCCGAAAGCTCCGCAACGTTCTGCTACAAGCAGTAGCAAACAATGATCTTCATTCGCTGGAATCGTTCTATCTGGAATGGAAAGGCCCAAGCGAACAGATCGATGATGTGAGCCTGATCGGGCTGACGATTTAA
- a CDS encoding DUF4279 domain-containing protein — MKTNEPNVYFVLKGADFDPNELTKRLGIEPTNCWKKGDKGKYNPFMGYSCWELSTQGVAEPLPIDKLVGKIISHLNEKIETINQLKNEFDLYSVLEIVLYIDTNPEVSTPELRHSLSTIEFLCRTGTILDVDIYRYDSTDSEE; from the coding sequence ATGAAAACAAATGAACCGAACGTTTATTTTGTACTGAAAGGTGCTGACTTTGACCCAAACGAGTTGACGAAAAGATTGGGTATTGAACCGACAAATTGTTGGAAGAAAGGAGACAAAGGGAAATACAACCCATTTATGGGCTACTCTTGTTGGGAACTTTCCACTCAAGGAGTGGCCGAACCACTTCCGATTGACAAACTGGTCGGTAAAATCATTAGTCATCTGAACGAAAAAATCGAAACAATCAATCAGTTAAAGAACGAATTCGATTTATATTCTGTTCTTGAAATTGTGCTGTACATTGATACTAACCCTGAAGTATCAACACCAGAGCTTCGACATAGTCTAAGTACAATTGAATTTTTATGTAGAACAGGTACCATATTAGACGTGGACATTTACAGGTATGATTCAACGGATTCAGAGGAGTGA
- a CDS encoding DUF1949 domain-containing protein: MSQAFRTISQPTEGLFKDRGSKFIAYAFPITNVDDVKPLLDRLRVEHPSARHVCYAYQLGTDGNDYRANDDGEPNGSAGLPILNQIKSKDVTNTLVAVVRYFGGTKLGVSGLINAYKEAAKDALEKAAVVERIPTAIIRLQFQHSSIGDVERIIRQHGWNIKHQDFGMDCKWEIEMPEKEKEEASGLFLSIENVLLK, translated from the coding sequence ATGTCGCAGGCATTCCGCACCATTTCCCAACCGACCGAAGGGCTTTTCAAAGACCGAGGTTCCAAGTTCATTGCCTACGCTTTTCCTATCACAAACGTAGATGATGTGAAACCGCTTTTGGACCGATTGCGTGTTGAGCATCCATCTGCAAGACACGTCTGTTACGCCTATCAGTTGGGAACAGATGGCAACGACTATCGCGCCAACGATGATGGCGAACCCAACGGCTCTGCGGGGCTACCCATTCTCAACCAGATAAAAAGCAAGGATGTGACCAACACATTGGTGGCCGTGGTACGCTATTTCGGAGGCACAAAACTGGGCGTTTCGGGACTGATAAATGCCTACAAGGAAGCTGCGAAAGACGCGCTGGAAAAGGCCGCTGTGGTGGAAAGAATTCCTACCGCCATCATCAGATTACAGTTCCAGCATTCGAGCATTGGCGATGTGGAACGCATTATCCGCCAGCATGGCTGGAACATCAAGCATCAAGATTTCGGCATGGATTGCAAGTGGGAAATTGAAATGCCTGAAAAAGAAAAGGAAGAAGCATCTGGCCTCTTCCTTTCCATCGAAAATGTTTTACTGAAGTAA